In Bacteroidota bacterium, a single window of DNA contains:
- a CDS encoding DUF1207 domain-containing protein, giving the protein MSSGLLFKPLVANTYEPRDGMLAEAGKNRLRLDIGNSVDLLQYRFANDSSLLTMGSDFFTYTLLRGEQHFHFPVDASDYFFGVNFNYKKDLDGGIFSSRLRISHISSHFVDGHYDNTVGAWKDSRPPVVYSREFLDGVAAFEPASMNNNVRVYAGLTYLFHVDPKNLARFIAEGGAEYHNSLWSSVNLYAAYQATLLKILETSVRHNVQIGGKFGQWDGRGLNLYASYFSGYSIHGEYYNVKDNYFALGFLIEF; this is encoded by the coding sequence GTGTCGTCCGGCCTCCTCTTCAAACCTCTTGTAGCCAACACCTACGAGCCCCGAGACGGCATGCTCGCTGAGGCCGGAAAAAACAGGCTCAGGCTCGACATCGGCAACTCAGTTGACCTGCTTCAATACCGGTTTGCAAATGACAGTTCTCTGCTCACAATGGGTTCCGATTTCTTTACATATACCTTGCTCCGCGGAGAGCAGCATTTTCACTTTCCGGTCGACGCCTCGGATTATTTTTTTGGAGTCAATTTCAACTATAAAAAGGACCTTGATGGAGGGATATTCTCATCCCGTCTTCGCATCAGCCATATCAGCTCTCATTTTGTGGACGGCCATTATGACAATACTGTTGGAGCGTGGAAGGATTCGCGTCCGCCAGTTGTGTACAGCAGAGAATTTCTCGACGGTGTAGCGGCATTTGAGCCGGCATCGATGAACAACAACGTTCGTGTGTATGCAGGATTAACGTATCTTTTCCATGTTGATCCTAAAAACCTAGCTCGGTTTATCGCCGAAGGGGGTGCGGAATACCATAATTCCTTGTGGAGCAGTGTGAATCTCTACGCGGCATACCAGGCAACGCTTCTAAAGATCCTGGAAACCTCGGTCCGGCACAATGTTCAGATCGGGGGAAAATTCGGCCAGTGGGATGGAAGGGGGTTGAACCTGTATGCGAGTTACTTTTCCGGCTACAGCATCCATGGAGAGTATTACAACGTCAAAGACAATTATTTTGCTCTCGGATTCCTGATCGAATTTTGA